AACGTCAGGCCGCCGGGAAACACCAGATTGACGCGCACGCCGCGCACCCCGGCCTCATGCATACGCTCAAGCTCGGCGTCGCTGATGCGGTTATCCACCACGGCGATGCCACGCCATTGGATATCATCGTCAGCGCGCCGGCGGGCCAGGGCGTCCAGCATGCGCCGGTTATCGGTGCCGTACACACTGGGCTGCACCAGCACCGCGCGCTGAAAACCCAGGGTGTGCAACAAGTCCCGATAGGCTTCCTCGGAAGCGTCCGGCGGTGTGTAACTGCGGTTGGGCTGATACGGGTACCGGCTTTGCGGGCCAAACAGATGGGCGTGGGTATCACACGCTCCCCGGGGCAAGGCGCTTGCGGGCTTGCTTGGCGCCGGGTGCGGTCCCGGGATCGTCGGCTCACTGATTCCGGACGTCGGTTTCTGATTCACGGTCATACCATCTCTATTTTGCTAGCCCAACAGGCCCGGAAGCCAAAGCGTCACCGCCGGAACATAGGCGGTCAGTGCCACTACGCCAATGAGAACCAGGAAGAACGGCCAGAGATTGCGGGCCACTTTCTCGATACTCAAACCACTGATGGTGGAGGCGACGAACAGGGAGTACCCCAGCGGCGGGGTGATCATTCCCACGGCGAAATTGATCACCACCATGGCGCCCAGTTGCACCGGATCCAGCCCCACCTGGGTGCCCACGGCGGTCAGAACCCCGCTGAGGATGACCATCGCGGACACGGTGTCCATGACCGCGCCGAGCACCAGCAACATGATGTTCAGCAACAGCAGGATCAGGAACGGGTTCGATGTAATGCTCAGCAGTACTTGCGTGACCTGCGAGGGAATCTGCTCACTGGCGATGATCCAGGCAAAGCCGTAGGCCACCACGATAATGAACATGATCACCGTGGTGGTACGCATCGACTTTATGAACAACGGGATCAGCGATTTCCATTGCAGATCCTTATAAATGAACAGGCCAATGACGAGGCTGTACAAGGCGCCCACCATGGCCGCCTCGGTGGGGGTAAACACGCTCCCGTAAATACCTCCGAGGATCACCACCGGCGCCAACAACGCCCATATCCCTTCACGTATCGCCGCCAGGATCTCCCGGACACCGGGGCGCTTCTCCCTGGTGATACCCAGGCGCCGGGCATAGAGATAACTGACAACGCAGAACCCCGCCGCCGCGATCAGACCGGGCAGGACACCCGCCAGGAACAATTTGGAGATCGACTCTTCCGCCAGCACCCCCCAGATGATCATGGGAATGGAGGGCGGGATCATTTGCCCCAGCGGCCCGATGGAAGTGGACAACGCCGCGCCGTAGCCCCGTGAATAGCCGCGTTTTTCCAGCTCATCGATCATCACCGACCCCACCGCGGCGGTGGTGGCCGGCGCGGATCCGGTAATGGCGCCGAAAAACGTACCGGCCGCCACGGTGGACATGGAAAGTCCGCCAGTTAAGTGGCCAAAACAGACCGAAGCCACCCTGACCAGACGCTTGGACAGCCCACCCGCGCTCATCAGGTCCCCCACCAGAATGAAACCGGGAATCGCCAGCAGGCTGGTGATGGTGCTCCCCGCGATCAGGCGCTGGGCCAGGATCATCGGATTGTAGTCGGCCATCCAGATACCCACGGCGGTGAGCAGGCCCAGGGTAAAGGCGATGGGAACCCCCAGCAGCAGCAGGACGAACAGCCCGACGATCAGAACAACGCCAATCTCACTCATCGACGGCGCCTCCGTGCTCACCAAGCGACCCGGGGCGGAACAGCAACACCAAGGCATGGAAGACGATCAAGGCGCCACTCGCCGGCACCGCCGCACCTTGCAACCACAAGGGATAACGCAGCGCCGGTGACACCTGGTGCGCGGTAAAGGCGGTGAATTGCCAGCCGGCCCACAACATCAACCCGCCGAACAGCAGAATCAGTATCACGCTGCCCCGCTCAAGCAAGTGCCTGGGCAGGCCGGGTAAGGCGTCCACCACAATGGAGACGCGCACGTGTCCGAACTCCCGCGTCAGTACGCTGGCGAACAAAAACACTGTCCAACTGAACGCCAGCAGCGCGATCTCATCACTCCAGGACAAGGAAGAGTTCAGCACATAGCGGCAGAACACCCCGGCCAGCAGGGCCAGGGTCATGATCAACGCGCTGGCCGCGCCAAGCGCGGCCGTCACGGCGGCAAGGTATTTGCTGCCTGCTTCGAGATATCTATACATGCTGGTATCCGTTAAGGAACGAGGCTCCGAGAGCGGGTTGGAGCCCTATGCCACACCGTTATTCCGTGACCAGTTCCATGGCGCGATCAACCAGGTCTTCGCCGATGCGTGGCCGATATTCTTCATAGACCGGCCGCACCTCGTCGCGGAAAGCGCCGGTATCGGCAATCCCGGTAACCGCCATGCCCTTCGCCTTGATCTTCTCGATCAACGCCTGCTCGTTCTTCGCCACCTCGGCGCGTTGCCGCTCGATGGCTTTCCGCGCGGCGCTACGCACCGCCTCCTGCTGCTCGGACGACAGACGGGAGAACGCCTGTTTGGACATCAGCAGCGGCAAGGCGTTATAGGTGTGGTTGGTCAGCGAAAGATACTTCACCACGTCGGCGTACTTGTTGGCGTAAATCACCGCCAGCGGGATCTCGAGGCCGTCCACCGTGCCTTGCTGCACCGCCATGTAGGCGTCGCTCCAGGCCATGGGAACCGGATTGGCGCCCAGGGCCCGGAAGCTGGCGATAAACAGATCGCTCGGCTGCACGCGCAGCTTCACGCCCTGCAAATCGTCCGGTGCCTGCACCGGCCGCTTATTGTTGATGACATGGCGGAAGCCGGCTTCGGCAAAGCCCAGGCCGATCAGACCCTGTTTCTCCAGTCGGGCGAACAGTTCCTGCCCCACCTCGCCATCCAGTACCTCGTGGGCCTGGGCCCGATCCTTGAACAGAAACGGCAGGTCAAGGAGCTGGAAGCTCTTGTCCAGAGTGCCTAACTGGGTGCCGGTGATAACGCCGGCATCCAGCGTGCCGAATTGCATCCCTTGCAGCATGTCCGTGTCGTTACCCAACTGGTTGTTGGGGAAGAACTTGATCTCGAACTGTCCCGGCGCCGCGGCTTCCAGCTCTTCCTGGAAGTAGTGGGCGGCGATGGCATAGGGATCCACTTCGCTGTCGGCGGTGGTCCATCCCAGGCGGATCACGGTGGCGGCCTGAGCCACGCTCACCGCGGCCAGGGCCGCCGCCAAAATGGCAGCGGGCATCAACGTTTTGACGGATCGGAGTAAGGGCGTCATCACGGCTTTCCTGTTTGTTTTGATGGGGTTGTGGCATGGGACAGGCGGGGCGAAAAGCGCTCCACCAAACTTGTCCTACAAGTTGATCATAATTTTACCAGTGCTGTAAAGTCAGTCATCACCCCCCGGCCAATCCTCCCCGGTCCGAGTCATAACCGGTCCGTACGTGGAGCAGCGAGCCCCCGGAGAGGTACTATTACCGCCAGCGGCCCCGATGCCGTTTAGCCAACGCCGTTTGCACCGAACAGGATGAGCCCTATGAAACAAGCTGCCGCTGCAGGACGCAGCCAGCTTTCCGTGAAGATTTCCCGCCATCTGGAAGCGGAGATTTCCGCCGGCCGCCTCAAGCCCGGTGACCGCATCCCCAGTGAGTCCCAACTGACGGCGCGGTTCGGTGTCGGCCGCAACGTGGTCCGGGAGGCGATAGCGCGGCTCAAATCGGAAGGTCTGGTGGAGAGTCATCAGGGCCTGGGTGCCTTCGTATCCAGCAAGGCCCATCGCAACAGTTTTCGCATCGACCACGATGAACTGAGCCATCTGCCCAAACTCCGCCAACTCTATGAGTTGCGTCTCGATCTCGAAGTCTCCGCCGCCGGCATGGCTGCCCGCCGCCGTTCCCGCAGCCAGCTTGCGGCGATCCAGGCCGCCCTGTCCACGTTACGCGACGCCCTTGCCAACGGTCAGGGCATGGTCGAGAGCAGCCTGGCTTTCAAACGCGCCATTGCCGACGCCACCGGTAACGAATACTTCAAGAACTTCGTGCTGTTTCTGACCGCCCACATCTTTGAGGCCGCTTCTTTCGAACGGCGCATCGCCACTTCCGGAGCGCTGCGCGAAACCGTGCTGACCGAATACGAGTCGATCCTCGAGGCGATCACCGTGGGCGACCCGGACCTCGCCCGCCGCGCCGCCTGGACCCAGATCATCAATTCCGCCGAGCGCAACGGGCTGCGTGGTCTGCAAGGCTGGGAGGTCACGCGCATGACCTCGCTTGGCGAGACCTACGCCCCACCCTGCGCGCCACCGGTATCGAGCTGCAGCGCCCCATCGTTACCGCTTCCCGACGGTGCCTGCGATTGCCACTTCCACATCATCGGTGACGCCGCGGACCACCCTTTCACCCCGCATCGCTCCTATACGCCGCCGCCCGCGTCACTGGACGACTACCGGAAAATGCAGGGCACGCTGGGTCTGAGCCGGGGGGTTATCGTGCAACCCAGCGTCTACGGTTATGACAACCGGGTGGCACTGGAAGCCTTGCGTCAA
This sequence is a window from Alloalcanivorax dieselolei B5. Protein-coding genes within it:
- a CDS encoding amidohydrolase family protein — translated: MKQAAAAGRSQLSVKISRHLEAEISAGRLKPGDRIPSESQLTARFGVGRNVVREAIARLKSEGLVESHQGLGAFVSSKAHRNSFRIDHDELSHLPKLRQLYELRLDLEVSAAGMAARRRSRSQLAAIQAALSTLRDALANGQGMVESSLAFKRAIADATGNEYFKNFVLFLTAHIFEAASFERRIATSGALRETVLTEYESILEAITVGDPDLARRAAWTQIINSAERNGLRGLQGWEVTRMTSLGETYAPPCAPPVSSCSAPSLPLPDGACDCHFHIIGDAADHPFTPHRSYTPPPASLDDYRKMQGTLGLSRGVIVQPSVYGYDNRVALEALRQGGGHYRGVVVISDQTSEQELQEMDALGVRGVRVNLIYKSGVEVSDVASLARKVAPLGWHLQLLIDISEFADLYDTVANLPVEVVIDHMGHMPASIGVKHPGFRDLLRLARDGKAWVKLSGAYRFTNQPDTPYSDVTPYAKALIKANPDQILWASDWPHVCISVPMPDDTTLLEEFFQWTGHDETIIRKILVDNPARLYGF
- a CDS encoding TRAP transporter substrate-binding protein, coding for MTPLLRSVKTLMPAAILAAALAAVSVAQAATVIRLGWTTADSEVDPYAIAAHYFQEELEAAAPGQFEIKFFPNNQLGNDTDMLQGMQFGTLDAGVITGTQLGTLDKSFQLLDLPFLFKDRAQAHEVLDGEVGQELFARLEKQGLIGLGFAEAGFRHVINNKRPVQAPDDLQGVKLRVQPSDLFIASFRALGANPVPMAWSDAYMAVQQGTVDGLEIPLAVIYANKYADVVKYLSLTNHTYNALPLLMSKQAFSRLSSEQQEAVRSAARKAIERQRAEVAKNEQALIEKIKAKGMAVTGIADTGAFRDEVRPVYEEYRPRIGEDLVDRAMELVTE
- a CDS encoding TRAP transporter large permease, with amino-acid sequence MSEIGVVLIVGLFVLLLLGVPIAFTLGLLTAVGIWMADYNPMILAQRLIAGSTITSLLAIPGFILVGDLMSAGGLSKRLVRVASVCFGHLTGGLSMSTVAAGTFFGAITGSAPATTAAVGSVMIDELEKRGYSRGYGAALSTSIGPLGQMIPPSIPMIIWGVLAEESISKLFLAGVLPGLIAAAGFCVVSYLYARRLGITREKRPGVREILAAIREGIWALLAPVVILGGIYGSVFTPTEAAMVGALYSLVIGLFIYKDLQWKSLIPLFIKSMRTTTVIMFIIVVAYGFAWIIASEQIPSQVTQVLLSITSNPFLILLLLNIMLLVLGAVMDTVSAMVILSGVLTAVGTQVGLDPVQLGAMVVINFAVGMITPPLGYSLFVASTISGLSIEKVARNLWPFFLVLIGVVALTAYVPAVTLWLPGLLG
- a CDS encoding TRAP transporter small permease; translation: MYRYLEAGSKYLAAVTAALGAASALIMTLALLAGVFCRYVLNSSLSWSDEIALLAFSWTVFLFASVLTREFGHVRVSIVVDALPGLPRHLLERGSVILILLFGGLMLWAGWQFTAFTAHQVSPALRYPLWLQGAAVPASGALIVFHALVLLFRPGSLGEHGGAVDE